The region ACCTCAGGACCGGGGAAATGCAGAGGCTCGGTGAGAATCTTGCGGTACATGTCGTTGGTGTTCTCATCGTAGAATGGTGGCAGACCAGTCAACATCTCGTATAGTAGTACACCAAGCGTCCACCAATCTACTGACTTGGTGTAGCCGGCACCGGTAAGAAGTTCAGGGGCAAGGTACTCTGGAGTTCCGCAGAATGCTAAAGTATGTTAGTCATGTCCTCTAATCCGAACGATTAGTCATGACTTACTGTTAGTCCTGTCCTCGTCCTTCATGTCCAACTTGCAGAGACCGAAGTCGCAAAGCGCAATGTGACCAGTGTAATCGAGGAGGATGTTCTCAGGCTTCAAGTCACGGTAGATGACGTTGAAACCGTGTAAGCACTCCAAAGCACAGAGAAGCTCGGCTGCGTAGAAACGAGCGCGGTTGATGTCGAATCTCTGCTCTTTCTGTAGATGGTGGAATAGCTCACCACCGTTGACAAAAGCCAAGACAAGGTATAGTTTCTCTGGCGACTGGAAAGAAAACTTCAACGGTACGATGAACGGGTTGTTGATCTGGGCGAGTACTGAACGTTCAGCAAGCGTATGCGCGACTTCGGATCGGGAGATGATGTGTGCTTTACGGATCGTCTTGAGGGCGTAGATTCGGTGCGTATCTTTCTTCCTGTAGATTGTAAGCAACTGGTAACACAGCATGAACGAACTAGTACGTACTGCACCTGCATGACTTTGCCGAAACTGCCCTTGCCGACCACCTTGAGAAGCTCAAAGTCGTCAATAGCAAGACGGTCTTGTCGGTTCTCGACAAAGTTGACACCAATCTTCATCTGACCGCTACCGAACTGCACTGGAATCCAGTCAGCACCAGCCTGGCCAGCTGCGTCGTCTCCTTTTTGGGCCTTTGCATCCTGCTGTTGCTCCTCAAATCGAGGGTGAACCTTGAGTGTACCAATGAAGATATCCTCGTTGCGACCGGCGTTGGGCGTTGCCGAGGGATTTCTGATGTAGAGAGATACTGTGAGGTCGGTGACGCGGGATACATCGAACTTGTACTGGGTGTTGCTGCCGGCCCATAAGGGATTCTCGGGGGTACCTGAGACGGCATTGATGAAAACCTGCTGCTTGTCGAAATCGACCAAGGCATATGGCAGGTGTTTTGAGGAGTAGCGACCATGGATAGTGGGCGCGGCATTGATGCTGCCAGCGGCAGACT is a window of Pyrenophora tritici-repentis strain M4 chromosome 2, whole genome shotgun sequence DNA encoding:
- a CDS encoding SPS1, Serine-threonine protein kinase, which codes for MSWKLTKKLKETHLAPLANTFSRSSSTSTIVDQSTPKASSHASSATTLSDSKDNGADASAPPAPPVRPGILIVTLHEGQKFSLPPGVEQQFSGGHHQGSMSQGGGLSVAGSMRPDSSSRNAVSGSYTNRPQSAAGSINAAPTIHGRYSSKHLPYALVDFDKQQVFINAVSGTPENPLWAGSNTQYKFDVSRVTDLTVSLYIRNPSATPNAGRNEDIFIGTLKVHPRFEEQQQDAKAQKGDDAAGQAGADWIPVQFGSGQMKIGVNFVENRQDRLAIDDFELLKVVGKGSFGKVMQVQKKDTHRIYALKTIRKAHIISRSEVAHTLAERSVLAQINNPFIVPLKFSFQSPEKLYLVLAFVNGGELFHHLQKEQRFDINRARFYAAELLCALECLHGFNVIYRDLKPENILLDYTGHIALCDFGLCKLDMKDEDRTNTFCGTPEYLAPELLTGAGYTKSVDWWTLGVLLYEMLTGLPPFYDENTNDMYRKILTEPLHFPGPEVVPPAARDLLTRLLDRNADKRLGAKGAAEIKAHYFFHSIDWRKLLERKYEPSFKPNVVDAKDTANFDREFTSEAPTDSYVDGPMLSQTMQQQFAGWSYNRPVAGLGDAGGSVKDPSFEGVTERYSASENGRRVVAWLVPAMEPIAGKALDPQIEDLAIGGISALIDAFWVLEQRHGA